From Mytilus galloprovincialis chromosome 9, xbMytGall1.hap1.1, whole genome shotgun sequence, the proteins below share one genomic window:
- the LOC143045791 gene encoding cilia- and flagella-associated protein 337-like isoform X5, whose translation MTTIAVVPPTADGKRKSVAFENSGFSDKDKNARLEEQMKLHHLQQLMKEFVNHKPDGVVIQEASTYFPPKVKERAPGLMNLEEFKTTVSRVLKTNEYDEYLEKLFLKLDSTCDGFVDWNEFCTYLLLLYRENDYMSTKREIPFLAEAKITHVIHNRQEVTTKMITVDNPTRYVSFSKEGVINIWHPHMSYPEKHVVMMDEGTEQSNQKRRYKTWITDAVYMPNCNKIAIATTSRDIRFYDCSTNQYYLEFHLHAMTDVASCLDYWYDHKFPNSPSLLLVGVDSGAIHLLYFQRPVTRLFSSQNKSESGVVRVPWNKVAVNQDREDKDKEDMKKYVLYDKMYHERPRVVPNAVRQVRYIPDKNSIISSTSSSNRSLVIANVTSYQKESKEFTDKVFKEYVFNIDKGVECFDFNKNLNLLVTGSLDHLVRLWNQYVPTKPMSVLEGHAVGVIGVKIHEGLEQVFSYSKDAVVKVWDIKEQSCLQTVGLKFPNSIHGRMPEHGEFPIHLQCSPQDALLVTCNDYIGMLKLGRSSQPTTTHTVTHDTQLCGAIYNPFFKQVVTGCDSSHVAVWELESGNKSIVFSNAHGNEEITCMVFDESWRRLITGARNGTIKVWNFQNGHNLHKLEPEEEAEVTGILPLVDMKMIVAVGWSRKITVYDDSDPDNTYIAPNSHWKGGQIHKDDILTLDHCHPHFMATAGYDGELCVWNLETEKIYLRLRQGQPSDISKAIEFLTSQTSNLSSIQSTQNGHPTRSRPNSRPNSRHRRGHRLPQGQSAPVDKVLFLKTRVPFRQSDGAQLVSSEAGNIFWWSLYGTKQQIGYFYAPDDKDESVLSMCTDPDNDRLFTSDTQGNIKIWDIKNYCIKAEERRIKSPPPLLGQWKAHDSPIVSIEYILHESGEYLVSASTDKTARLWTIEGHYVGTFGQKKSWNLKNPLTWMHPRTPWTTNSSSNSDKSDNISDKSEIESKKSMNDNESVINTDLKNSKILSKDAEADVNVDVIMKDRESIVNGDITEDPTDSSILAPNLKIRAQTFALGDRSKTILGARVTQHLQNVKEARKERRRKFGEEIDFKSTMRYGKICSPFQAVQTKDINESCLPTNLPLSQQMLERGITAMTDDLLLQFDFSMGSMDTPTVDTEKKKLTKTNLPEKSQTSHGRRSVVRVTPPFKKNNTIL comes from the exons ATGACAACTATTGCAGTGGTGCCCCCTACAGCTGATGGAAAAAGGAAATCTGTTGCATTTGAAAACTCAGG TTTCAGTGACAAAGATAAGAATGCCAGACTTGAGGAACAGATGAAGCTTCACCATCTTCAACAGCTAATGAAGGAGTTTGTAAACCATAAGCCAGATGGCGTAGTTATTCAGGAAGCATCCACTTATTTCCCACCAAAAGTGAAGGAAAGGGCACCAGGCTTGATGAACCTAGAAGAATTCAAAACAACTGTGTCCAgggttttaaaaacaaatgaatatgatGAATATTTGGAGAAATTATTCTTGAag CTTGATTCTACATGTGATGGGTTTGTAGATTGGAATGAATTTTGTACATACCTTCTGCTGTTGTACAGAGAAAATGATTACATGAGCACCAAAAGAGAGATTCCATTCCTGGCTGAGGCTAAAATTACACATGTCATTCATAACAGG CAAGAAGTAACCACTAAGATGATCACAGTGGATAATCCAACGAGATATGTCTCATTTAGTAAG gAAGGAGTGATCAACATATGGCACCCACATATGAGTTATCCAGAAAAACATGTTGTCATGATGGATGAAGGTACAGAACAGTCCAATCAAAAACGTCGTTACAAAACATGGATAACAGATGCTGTATACATGCCAAATTGTAACAAGATTGCTATTGCAACAACTAGTCGAGACATCAGATTCTATGATTGTTCTACAAATCAGTATTATTTAGAATTCCATTTACATG CTATGACAGATGTAGCCAGTTGTTTAGATTATTGGTATGATCATAAG TTCCCTAACAGTCCTTCATTGTTACTGGTAGGAGTCGACTCTGGTGCAATTCATCTGTTATACTTCCAAAGACCTGTTACCAGACTGTTCTCCTCTCAGAATAAAAGTGAAAGTGGAGTTGTCAGGGTTCCATGGAAT AAAGTAGCAGTCAATCAAGACAGAGAGGACAAAGATAAAGAGGACATGAAGAAATATGTACTGTATGATAAGATGTACCATGAGAGGCCACGAGTGGTCCCTAATGCTGTCAGACAAGTCAGATACATTCCAGATAAAAATAGCATCATTTCATCAACTAGTAGTTCTAATAGATCCCTCGTCATTGCTAATGTTACTAGTTATCAGAAAGAATCAAAAGAATTCACAGATAAAGTGTTCAAGGAATATGTGTTTAACATAGATAAG gGAGTAGAGTGTTTTGACTTTAACAAGAACCTGAACTTGTTAGTCACTGGAAGTTTAGACCATCTTGTTAGACTTTGGAACCAGTATGTACCAACCAAACCAATGTCAGTATTGGAAGGTCATGCTGTGGGTGTTATAGGGGTCAAGATACATGAAGGATTAGAGCAGGTCTTCAGTTATTCTAAGGATGCT gtAGTAAAAGTGTGGGACATTAAGGAACAGTCGTGTCTACAGACAGTGGGCCTCAAGTTTCCCAATAGTATACATGGTAGAATGCCAGAACATGGAGAATTTCCTATTCATCTTCAGTGTTCTCCACAAGATGCTCTACTAGTCACTtgtaatgattacattggcatgTTGAAACTTGGACGTTCAAGTCAACCTACAACAACTCATACAGTCACTCATGATACACAGCTCTGTGGAGCTATTTATAATCCCTTCTTCAAACAG GTTGTAACTGGATGTGACTCCTCCCATGTTGCAGTATGGGAATTAGAGAGTGGTAATAAATCTATTGTATTTTCCAATGCTCATGGTAATGAAGAGATTACTTGTATGGTGTTTGATGAATCATGGAGAAGACTGATAACAGGAGCTAGGAATGGGACCATTAAG gTTTGGAACTTCCAGAATGGTCATAATTTACATAAATTAGAACCTGAGGAGGAGGCTGAGGTGACAGGAATTCTTCCTCTTGTGGACATGAAAATGATTGTAGCTGTTGGTTGGAGTAGGAAAATTACAGTGTATGATGATTCTGATCCTGAT AACACTTACATTGCTCCTAACTCCCACTGGAAAGGTGGACAGATCCACAAAGATGACATTTTGACCTTGGATCATTGTCATCCACATTTCATGGCTACAGCAGGATATGACGGGGAATTGTGTGTGTGGAATTTAGAGACAGAGAAAATATATCTACGTTTAAGACAAGGGCAACCTTCTGACAT CTCTAAAGCAATAGAATTTTTAACAAGTCAAACTAGTAACTTGAGTAGTATCCAATCAACACAAAATGGTCATCCTACGCGGTCAAGACCAAATTCACGTCCAAATTCAAGACATCGCAGGGGTCACAGACTTCCTCAAGG ACAGTCTGCTCCGGTAGATAAGGTATTGTTCCTGAAGACAAGAGTACCATTCAGACAGTCAGATGGTGCACAGCTAGTATCTAGTGAGGCAGGCAATATATTCTGGTGGTCATTATATGGTACTAAACAACAAATAG gttatttttatgcccctgATGACAAGGATGAATCTGTTTTATCCATGTGTACAGATCCAGATAATGACAGACTTTTTACCAGTGATACACaaggaaatattaaaatttgggacaTCAAAAATTACTGTATCAAGGCAGAAGAGAGG AGAATTAAATCTCCACCCCCATTACTAGGGCAGTGGAAAGCACATGATTCACCAATTGTCAGTATAGAGTACATACTACACGAGTCTGGAGAATATTTAGTGTCAGCATCAACAGATAAAACAGCCAGACTATGGACAATAGAGGGACATTATGTTGGCACTTTTGGACAG aaaaaaTCCTGGAATTTAAAGAACCCTCTGACTTGGATGCACCCAAGGACACCTTGGACTACAAACTCATCAAGTAATTCAG ATAAAAGTGACAACATATCTGATAAAAGTGAAATAGAAAGTAAGAAAAGTATGAATGACAATGAATCGGTTATAAACACTGACCTGAAGAATAGTAAGATATTGAGTAAAGATGCTGAAGCTGATGTGAATGTAGATGTTATCATGAAAGATAGAGAG TCCATTGTTAATGGTGACATCACTGAAGACCCAACAGATAGCAGTATTTTAGCACCTAACCTTAAAATCAGGGCACAGACATTTGCACTGGGTGACAGGTCAAAG acGATATTAGGAGCAAGAGTTACACAACACTTACAAAATGTCAAAGAAGCTAGGAAAGAACGACGTAGAAAGTTTGGAGAGGAAATTGATTTCAAATCTACCATGAGATATGGCAAAATTTGTTCTCCTTTCCAGGCAGTTCAAACAAAG
- the LOC143045791 gene encoding cilia- and flagella-associated protein 337-like isoform X7, translating into MLKQNKSFSDKDKNARLEEQMKLHHLQQLMKEFVNHKPDGVVIQEASTYFPPKVKERAPGLMNLEEFKTTVSRVLKTNEYDEYLEKLFLKLDSTCDGFVDWNEFCTYLLLLYRENDYMSTKREIPFLAEAKITHVIHNRQEVTTKMITVDNPTRYVSFSKEGVINIWHPHMSYPEKHVVMMDEGTEQSNQKRRYKTWITDAVYMPNCNKIAIATTSRDIRFYDCSTNQYYLEFHLHAMTDVASCLDYWYDHKFPNSPSLLLVGVDSGAIHLLYFQRPVTRLFSSQNKSESGVVRVPWNKVAVNQDREDKDKEDMKKYVLYDKMYHERPRVVPNAVRQVRYIPDKNSIISSTSSSNRSLVIANVTSYQKESKEFTDKVFKEYVFNIDKGVECFDFNKNLNLLVTGSLDHLVRLWNQYVPTKPMSVLEGHAVGVIGVKIHEGLEQVFSYSKDAVVKVWDIKEQSCLQTVGLKFPNSIHGRMPEHGEFPIHLQCSPQDALLVTCNDYIGMLKLGRSSQPTTTHTVTHDTQLCGAIYNPFFKQVVTGCDSSHVAVWELESGNKSIVFSNAHGNEEITCMVFDESWRRLITGARNGTIKVWNFQNGHNLHKLEPEEEAEVTGILPLVDMKMIVAVGWSRKITVYDDSDPDNTYIAPNSHWKGGQIHKDDILTLDHCHPHFMATAGYDGELCVWNLETEKIYLRLRQGQPSDISKAIEFLTSQTSNLSSIQSTQNGHPTRSRPNSRPNSRHRRGHRLPQGQSAPVDKVLFLKTRVPFRQSDGAQLVSSEAGNIFWWSLYGTKQQIGYFYAPDDKDESVLSMCTDPDNDRLFTSDTQGNIKIWDIKNYCIKAEERRIKSPPPLLGQWKAHDSPIVSIEYILHESGEYLVSASTDKTARLWTIEGHYVGTFGQKKSWNLKNPLTWMHPRTPWTTNSSSNSDKSDNISDKSEIESKKSMNDNESVINTDLKNSKILSKDAEADVNVDVIMKDRESIVNGDITEDPTDSSILAPNLKIRAQTFALGDRSKTILGARVTQHLQNVKEARKERRRKFGEEIDFKSTMRYGKICSPFQAVQTKDINESCLPTNLPLSQQMLERGITAMTDDLLLQFDFSMGSMDTPTVDTEKKKLTKTNLPEKSQTSHGRRSVVRVTPPFKKNNTIL; encoded by the exons atgttaaaacaaaataaaag TTTCAGTGACAAAGATAAGAATGCCAGACTTGAGGAACAGATGAAGCTTCACCATCTTCAACAGCTAATGAAGGAGTTTGTAAACCATAAGCCAGATGGCGTAGTTATTCAGGAAGCATCCACTTATTTCCCACCAAAAGTGAAGGAAAGGGCACCAGGCTTGATGAACCTAGAAGAATTCAAAACAACTGTGTCCAgggttttaaaaacaaatgaatatgatGAATATTTGGAGAAATTATTCTTGAag CTTGATTCTACATGTGATGGGTTTGTAGATTGGAATGAATTTTGTACATACCTTCTGCTGTTGTACAGAGAAAATGATTACATGAGCACCAAAAGAGAGATTCCATTCCTGGCTGAGGCTAAAATTACACATGTCATTCATAACAGG CAAGAAGTAACCACTAAGATGATCACAGTGGATAATCCAACGAGATATGTCTCATTTAGTAAG gAAGGAGTGATCAACATATGGCACCCACATATGAGTTATCCAGAAAAACATGTTGTCATGATGGATGAAGGTACAGAACAGTCCAATCAAAAACGTCGTTACAAAACATGGATAACAGATGCTGTATACATGCCAAATTGTAACAAGATTGCTATTGCAACAACTAGTCGAGACATCAGATTCTATGATTGTTCTACAAATCAGTATTATTTAGAATTCCATTTACATG CTATGACAGATGTAGCCAGTTGTTTAGATTATTGGTATGATCATAAG TTCCCTAACAGTCCTTCATTGTTACTGGTAGGAGTCGACTCTGGTGCAATTCATCTGTTATACTTCCAAAGACCTGTTACCAGACTGTTCTCCTCTCAGAATAAAAGTGAAAGTGGAGTTGTCAGGGTTCCATGGAAT AAAGTAGCAGTCAATCAAGACAGAGAGGACAAAGATAAAGAGGACATGAAGAAATATGTACTGTATGATAAGATGTACCATGAGAGGCCACGAGTGGTCCCTAATGCTGTCAGACAAGTCAGATACATTCCAGATAAAAATAGCATCATTTCATCAACTAGTAGTTCTAATAGATCCCTCGTCATTGCTAATGTTACTAGTTATCAGAAAGAATCAAAAGAATTCACAGATAAAGTGTTCAAGGAATATGTGTTTAACATAGATAAG gGAGTAGAGTGTTTTGACTTTAACAAGAACCTGAACTTGTTAGTCACTGGAAGTTTAGACCATCTTGTTAGACTTTGGAACCAGTATGTACCAACCAAACCAATGTCAGTATTGGAAGGTCATGCTGTGGGTGTTATAGGGGTCAAGATACATGAAGGATTAGAGCAGGTCTTCAGTTATTCTAAGGATGCT gtAGTAAAAGTGTGGGACATTAAGGAACAGTCGTGTCTACAGACAGTGGGCCTCAAGTTTCCCAATAGTATACATGGTAGAATGCCAGAACATGGAGAATTTCCTATTCATCTTCAGTGTTCTCCACAAGATGCTCTACTAGTCACTtgtaatgattacattggcatgTTGAAACTTGGACGTTCAAGTCAACCTACAACAACTCATACAGTCACTCATGATACACAGCTCTGTGGAGCTATTTATAATCCCTTCTTCAAACAG GTTGTAACTGGATGTGACTCCTCCCATGTTGCAGTATGGGAATTAGAGAGTGGTAATAAATCTATTGTATTTTCCAATGCTCATGGTAATGAAGAGATTACTTGTATGGTGTTTGATGAATCATGGAGAAGACTGATAACAGGAGCTAGGAATGGGACCATTAAG gTTTGGAACTTCCAGAATGGTCATAATTTACATAAATTAGAACCTGAGGAGGAGGCTGAGGTGACAGGAATTCTTCCTCTTGTGGACATGAAAATGATTGTAGCTGTTGGTTGGAGTAGGAAAATTACAGTGTATGATGATTCTGATCCTGAT AACACTTACATTGCTCCTAACTCCCACTGGAAAGGTGGACAGATCCACAAAGATGACATTTTGACCTTGGATCATTGTCATCCACATTTCATGGCTACAGCAGGATATGACGGGGAATTGTGTGTGTGGAATTTAGAGACAGAGAAAATATATCTACGTTTAAGACAAGGGCAACCTTCTGACAT CTCTAAAGCAATAGAATTTTTAACAAGTCAAACTAGTAACTTGAGTAGTATCCAATCAACACAAAATGGTCATCCTACGCGGTCAAGACCAAATTCACGTCCAAATTCAAGACATCGCAGGGGTCACAGACTTCCTCAAGG ACAGTCTGCTCCGGTAGATAAGGTATTGTTCCTGAAGACAAGAGTACCATTCAGACAGTCAGATGGTGCACAGCTAGTATCTAGTGAGGCAGGCAATATATTCTGGTGGTCATTATATGGTACTAAACAACAAATAG gttatttttatgcccctgATGACAAGGATGAATCTGTTTTATCCATGTGTACAGATCCAGATAATGACAGACTTTTTACCAGTGATACACaaggaaatattaaaatttgggacaTCAAAAATTACTGTATCAAGGCAGAAGAGAGG AGAATTAAATCTCCACCCCCATTACTAGGGCAGTGGAAAGCACATGATTCACCAATTGTCAGTATAGAGTACATACTACACGAGTCTGGAGAATATTTAGTGTCAGCATCAACAGATAAAACAGCCAGACTATGGACAATAGAGGGACATTATGTTGGCACTTTTGGACAG aaaaaaTCCTGGAATTTAAAGAACCCTCTGACTTGGATGCACCCAAGGACACCTTGGACTACAAACTCATCAAGTAATTCAG ATAAAAGTGACAACATATCTGATAAAAGTGAAATAGAAAGTAAGAAAAGTATGAATGACAATGAATCGGTTATAAACACTGACCTGAAGAATAGTAAGATATTGAGTAAAGATGCTGAAGCTGATGTGAATGTAGATGTTATCATGAAAGATAGAGAG TCCATTGTTAATGGTGACATCACTGAAGACCCAACAGATAGCAGTATTTTAGCACCTAACCTTAAAATCAGGGCACAGACATTTGCACTGGGTGACAGGTCAAAG acGATATTAGGAGCAAGAGTTACACAACACTTACAAAATGTCAAAGAAGCTAGGAAAGAACGACGTAGAAAGTTTGGAGAGGAAATTGATTTCAAATCTACCATGAGATATGGCAAAATTTGTTCTCCTTTCCAGGCAGTTCAAACAAAG
- the LOC143045791 gene encoding cilia- and flagella-associated protein 337-like isoform X6, with amino-acid sequence MLHIGQVNFSDKDKNARLEEQMKLHHLQQLMKEFVNHKPDGVVIQEASTYFPPKVKERAPGLMNLEEFKTTVSRVLKTNEYDEYLEKLFLKLDSTCDGFVDWNEFCTYLLLLYRENDYMSTKREIPFLAEAKITHVIHNRQEVTTKMITVDNPTRYVSFSKEGVINIWHPHMSYPEKHVVMMDEGTEQSNQKRRYKTWITDAVYMPNCNKIAIATTSRDIRFYDCSTNQYYLEFHLHAMTDVASCLDYWYDHKFPNSPSLLLVGVDSGAIHLLYFQRPVTRLFSSQNKSESGVVRVPWNKVAVNQDREDKDKEDMKKYVLYDKMYHERPRVVPNAVRQVRYIPDKNSIISSTSSSNRSLVIANVTSYQKESKEFTDKVFKEYVFNIDKGVECFDFNKNLNLLVTGSLDHLVRLWNQYVPTKPMSVLEGHAVGVIGVKIHEGLEQVFSYSKDAVVKVWDIKEQSCLQTVGLKFPNSIHGRMPEHGEFPIHLQCSPQDALLVTCNDYIGMLKLGRSSQPTTTHTVTHDTQLCGAIYNPFFKQVVTGCDSSHVAVWELESGNKSIVFSNAHGNEEITCMVFDESWRRLITGARNGTIKVWNFQNGHNLHKLEPEEEAEVTGILPLVDMKMIVAVGWSRKITVYDDSDPDNTYIAPNSHWKGGQIHKDDILTLDHCHPHFMATAGYDGELCVWNLETEKIYLRLRQGQPSDISKAIEFLTSQTSNLSSIQSTQNGHPTRSRPNSRPNSRHRRGHRLPQGQSAPVDKVLFLKTRVPFRQSDGAQLVSSEAGNIFWWSLYGTKQQIGYFYAPDDKDESVLSMCTDPDNDRLFTSDTQGNIKIWDIKNYCIKAEERRIKSPPPLLGQWKAHDSPIVSIEYILHESGEYLVSASTDKTARLWTIEGHYVGTFGQKKSWNLKNPLTWMHPRTPWTTNSSSNSDKSDNISDKSEIESKKSMNDNESVINTDLKNSKILSKDAEADVNVDVIMKDRESIVNGDITEDPTDSSILAPNLKIRAQTFALGDRSKTILGARVTQHLQNVKEARKERRRKFGEEIDFKSTMRYGKICSPFQAVQTKDINESCLPTNLPLSQQMLERGITAMTDDLLLQFDFSMGSMDTPTVDTEKKKLTKTNLPEKSQTSHGRRSVVRVTPPFKKNNTIL; translated from the exons ATGCTACATATTGGTCAAGTTAA TTTCAGTGACAAAGATAAGAATGCCAGACTTGAGGAACAGATGAAGCTTCACCATCTTCAACAGCTAATGAAGGAGTTTGTAAACCATAAGCCAGATGGCGTAGTTATTCAGGAAGCATCCACTTATTTCCCACCAAAAGTGAAGGAAAGGGCACCAGGCTTGATGAACCTAGAAGAATTCAAAACAACTGTGTCCAgggttttaaaaacaaatgaatatgatGAATATTTGGAGAAATTATTCTTGAag CTTGATTCTACATGTGATGGGTTTGTAGATTGGAATGAATTTTGTACATACCTTCTGCTGTTGTACAGAGAAAATGATTACATGAGCACCAAAAGAGAGATTCCATTCCTGGCTGAGGCTAAAATTACACATGTCATTCATAACAGG CAAGAAGTAACCACTAAGATGATCACAGTGGATAATCCAACGAGATATGTCTCATTTAGTAAG gAAGGAGTGATCAACATATGGCACCCACATATGAGTTATCCAGAAAAACATGTTGTCATGATGGATGAAGGTACAGAACAGTCCAATCAAAAACGTCGTTACAAAACATGGATAACAGATGCTGTATACATGCCAAATTGTAACAAGATTGCTATTGCAACAACTAGTCGAGACATCAGATTCTATGATTGTTCTACAAATCAGTATTATTTAGAATTCCATTTACATG CTATGACAGATGTAGCCAGTTGTTTAGATTATTGGTATGATCATAAG TTCCCTAACAGTCCTTCATTGTTACTGGTAGGAGTCGACTCTGGTGCAATTCATCTGTTATACTTCCAAAGACCTGTTACCAGACTGTTCTCCTCTCAGAATAAAAGTGAAAGTGGAGTTGTCAGGGTTCCATGGAAT AAAGTAGCAGTCAATCAAGACAGAGAGGACAAAGATAAAGAGGACATGAAGAAATATGTACTGTATGATAAGATGTACCATGAGAGGCCACGAGTGGTCCCTAATGCTGTCAGACAAGTCAGATACATTCCAGATAAAAATAGCATCATTTCATCAACTAGTAGTTCTAATAGATCCCTCGTCATTGCTAATGTTACTAGTTATCAGAAAGAATCAAAAGAATTCACAGATAAAGTGTTCAAGGAATATGTGTTTAACATAGATAAG gGAGTAGAGTGTTTTGACTTTAACAAGAACCTGAACTTGTTAGTCACTGGAAGTTTAGACCATCTTGTTAGACTTTGGAACCAGTATGTACCAACCAAACCAATGTCAGTATTGGAAGGTCATGCTGTGGGTGTTATAGGGGTCAAGATACATGAAGGATTAGAGCAGGTCTTCAGTTATTCTAAGGATGCT gtAGTAAAAGTGTGGGACATTAAGGAACAGTCGTGTCTACAGACAGTGGGCCTCAAGTTTCCCAATAGTATACATGGTAGAATGCCAGAACATGGAGAATTTCCTATTCATCTTCAGTGTTCTCCACAAGATGCTCTACTAGTCACTtgtaatgattacattggcatgTTGAAACTTGGACGTTCAAGTCAACCTACAACAACTCATACAGTCACTCATGATACACAGCTCTGTGGAGCTATTTATAATCCCTTCTTCAAACAG GTTGTAACTGGATGTGACTCCTCCCATGTTGCAGTATGGGAATTAGAGAGTGGTAATAAATCTATTGTATTTTCCAATGCTCATGGTAATGAAGAGATTACTTGTATGGTGTTTGATGAATCATGGAGAAGACTGATAACAGGAGCTAGGAATGGGACCATTAAG gTTTGGAACTTCCAGAATGGTCATAATTTACATAAATTAGAACCTGAGGAGGAGGCTGAGGTGACAGGAATTCTTCCTCTTGTGGACATGAAAATGATTGTAGCTGTTGGTTGGAGTAGGAAAATTACAGTGTATGATGATTCTGATCCTGAT AACACTTACATTGCTCCTAACTCCCACTGGAAAGGTGGACAGATCCACAAAGATGACATTTTGACCTTGGATCATTGTCATCCACATTTCATGGCTACAGCAGGATATGACGGGGAATTGTGTGTGTGGAATTTAGAGACAGAGAAAATATATCTACGTTTAAGACAAGGGCAACCTTCTGACAT CTCTAAAGCAATAGAATTTTTAACAAGTCAAACTAGTAACTTGAGTAGTATCCAATCAACACAAAATGGTCATCCTACGCGGTCAAGACCAAATTCACGTCCAAATTCAAGACATCGCAGGGGTCACAGACTTCCTCAAGG ACAGTCTGCTCCGGTAGATAAGGTATTGTTCCTGAAGACAAGAGTACCATTCAGACAGTCAGATGGTGCACAGCTAGTATCTAGTGAGGCAGGCAATATATTCTGGTGGTCATTATATGGTACTAAACAACAAATAG gttatttttatgcccctgATGACAAGGATGAATCTGTTTTATCCATGTGTACAGATCCAGATAATGACAGACTTTTTACCAGTGATACACaaggaaatattaaaatttgggacaTCAAAAATTACTGTATCAAGGCAGAAGAGAGG AGAATTAAATCTCCACCCCCATTACTAGGGCAGTGGAAAGCACATGATTCACCAATTGTCAGTATAGAGTACATACTACACGAGTCTGGAGAATATTTAGTGTCAGCATCAACAGATAAAACAGCCAGACTATGGACAATAGAGGGACATTATGTTGGCACTTTTGGACAG aaaaaaTCCTGGAATTTAAAGAACCCTCTGACTTGGATGCACCCAAGGACACCTTGGACTACAAACTCATCAAGTAATTCAG ATAAAAGTGACAACATATCTGATAAAAGTGAAATAGAAAGTAAGAAAAGTATGAATGACAATGAATCGGTTATAAACACTGACCTGAAGAATAGTAAGATATTGAGTAAAGATGCTGAAGCTGATGTGAATGTAGATGTTATCATGAAAGATAGAGAG TCCATTGTTAATGGTGACATCACTGAAGACCCAACAGATAGCAGTATTTTAGCACCTAACCTTAAAATCAGGGCACAGACATTTGCACTGGGTGACAGGTCAAAG acGATATTAGGAGCAAGAGTTACACAACACTTACAAAATGTCAAAGAAGCTAGGAAAGAACGACGTAGAAAGTTTGGAGAGGAAATTGATTTCAAATCTACCATGAGATATGGCAAAATTTGTTCTCCTTTCCAGGCAGTTCAAACAAAG